The following are from one region of the Polaribacter marinaquae genome:
- a CDS encoding DUF4331 family protein: MKKSKILIGTVIVAIIGLITVAADHIDAPAAQGTSADITDFYAFEGENTDNLVFVANVQGLLSPSATSTTSFDENVLIEFNIDTDRDAVEDLVIQAIPRDGKMYFFGPVAPSSPGLTSDIATMSSVKGEVDITAYGSSAIIAENSAGMKMFAGPRDDPFFMDFARYNEVVGGTAPGFNNPGSDTFAGSNVLSIVVEVPKSMVGTSGTINTWVEAKVKQ, encoded by the coding sequence ATGAAAAAAAGTAAAATTTTAATAGGAACCGTAATTGTTGCAATTATTGGTTTAATTACAGTAGCGGCAGATCATATTGATGCACCTGCAGCTCAAGGAACATCTGCAGATATTACAGATTTTTATGCTTTCGAAGGAGAAAACACAGATAATTTAGTATTTGTAGCAAATGTTCAAGGTCTTTTAAGTCCTTCTGCCACATCAACAACATCTTTTGATGAAAATGTTTTGATAGAGTTTAATATTGATACAGATCGTGACGCTGTAGAAGATTTGGTAATTCAAGCAATTCCTAGAGATGGTAAAATGTATTTCTTTGGGCCAGTAGCACCTTCTTCTCCAGGATTAACAAGTGATATTGCTACAATGTCTTCTGTAAAAGGAGAAGTAGATATTACGGCGTATGGTTCATCAGCAATTATTGCAGAAAATAGTGCAGGAATGAAAATGTTTGCAGGACCAAGAGATGATCCTTTCTTTATGGATTTTGCTAGATATAATGAGGTTGTTGGCGGAACTGCTCCTGGTTTTAATAACCCGGGTTCTGATACTTTTGCAGGTTCAAATGTACTTTCTATAGTTGTAGAAGTTCCTAAAAGTATGGTTGGTACTTCTGGTACAATTAATACTTGGGTAGAAGCTAAAGTAAAACAATAA
- the meaB gene encoding methylmalonyl Co-A mutase-associated GTPase MeaB, with protein sequence MNKNSSALHEKDGVSQPETTSRSSAEKIKLNRVKQNSVNEFVSKILEGNITFLSKAITLVESTNSKHQEKANQILEKCLPHANKSIRIGITGIPGVGKSTFIEAYGKYLTSKGNKVAVLAVDPSSSVNKGSILGDKTRMEQLVTDKNAFIRPSPSGTSLGGVAQKTRESIILCEAAGYDTIIIETVGVGQSETVVHSMVDFFLLLKLAGAGDELQGIKRGIIEMADAIVINKADGENERNTKIAKVEFNRALHLYPLKESKWQPKVLTASALHNKGIDKINQMILQYISLTKENKYFTQKRNEQNKYWLLSTIDQQLKANFYNNPQVKNALQNEINNLENGITTPFNAAKKLLNL encoded by the coding sequence ATGAACAAAAATTCTTCTGCTTTACACGAAAAAGATGGTGTTTCACAACCAGAAACTACTAGTAGATCTTCTGCGGAAAAAATTAAACTAAATAGAGTAAAACAAAACTCTGTTAACGAATTTGTTTCTAAAATTTTAGAAGGAAATATCACTTTTTTAAGTAAAGCAATCACGCTAGTAGAAAGTACTAATTCGAAACATCAAGAAAAGGCAAACCAAATTTTAGAAAAATGTTTGCCACACGCAAATAAATCTATAAGAATTGGTATTACTGGTATTCCAGGTGTTGGTAAAAGTACATTTATAGAGGCTTACGGTAAATATTTAACTTCTAAAGGTAATAAAGTTGCTGTTTTGGCGGTAGACCCAAGTAGCTCTGTAAATAAAGGTTCTATTTTAGGCGATAAAACAAGAATGGAACAGCTTGTAACAGATAAAAATGCTTTTATTAGGCCTTCGCCTTCAGGTACGTCTTTAGGTGGTGTTGCTCAAAAAACAAGAGAAAGCATTATTTTATGTGAAGCTGCCGGTTATGATACTATTATTATAGAAACCGTTGGTGTTGGGCAATCGGAAACCGTTGTGCATTCTATGGTAGATTTCTTTTTATTATTAAAATTAGCCGGTGCCGGAGATGAATTACAAGGTATAAAAAGAGGAATTATTGAAATGGCAGATGCAATTGTTATTAATAAAGCCGATGGTGAAAATGAAAGAAATACAAAAATTGCAAAAGTAGAATTTAATAGAGCTTTACATTTATATCCTTTAAAAGAAAGTAAATGGCAACCAAAAGTATTAACTGCTAGCGCACTTCATAACAAAGGTATTGATAAAATTAATCAAATGATTTTACAATACATCTCTTTAACAAAAGAAAACAAGTATTTTACACAAAAACGAAACGAACAAAATAAATATTGGTTGTTATCTACTATCGATCAGCAATTAAAAGCAAATTTTTATAATAATCCACAAGTTAAAAATGCCTTACAAAATGAGATTAATAATTTAGAAAACGGCATTACAACGCCTTTTAATGCTGCAAAAAAATTATTGAATCTATAA
- a CDS encoding RNA polymerase sigma factor, whose translation MTSTKQLHQPIINKCKNNCAKSQMQLYNLYCNAMFMVANRYVKDRFLAEDVMQDAFIKAFKNIKNYKNEVAFGAWLKRIVINQSIDLLKKNKLELIAINNDVITKLEEEDWQVENTISVDEIVANINSLKEKYRLVLTLYLLEGYDHQEISEILNITENTSRTQLLRGKKVLKEKLKNTMYAARYKRFCKEI comes from the coding sequence ATGACATCAACCAAACAATTACATCAACCTATAATTAATAAATGCAAAAACAATTGCGCAAAGTCGCAAATGCAATTGTATAATTTATATTGCAACGCTATGTTTATGGTTGCAAATAGATATGTTAAAGATAGGTTTTTGGCAGAAGATGTAATGCAAGATGCTTTTATTAAGGCTTTTAAAAATATCAAAAATTACAAAAATGAAGTTGCTTTTGGTGCTTGGTTAAAAAGAATTGTAATCAATCAAAGTATCGATTTATTAAAGAAAAATAAATTAGAATTAATAGCCATAAATAACGATGTTATTACAAAGTTAGAAGAAGAAGATTGGCAAGTAGAAAACACAATTTCTGTAGATGAAATTGTAGCAAATATAAACTCGTTAAAAGAAAAATACAGACTGGTTTTAACCTTGTACTTGTTAGAAGGTTACGATCATCAAGAAATTTCTGAAATATTAAATATTACAGAAAACACTTCTAGAACACAATTGTTAAGAGGTAAAAAAGTATTAAAAGAAAAACTAAAAAACACGATGTATGCCGCAAGATATAAGAGATTCTGTAAAGAAATATAA
- the miaA gene encoding tRNA (adenosine(37)-N6)-dimethylallyltransferase MiaA has protein sequence MNKYKNTLITIVGPTAIGKTALSIKLAKAYNASIISCDSRQFYKEMTIGTAVPEPEELAAAKHYFIQDRSIFDTYNVGEFERDALQTLDNLFQENPIQIMVGGSGLYVDAVLKGLDYFPEVDANIRKKLTQQLESEGIEVLQQQLKELDIATYNTIEIENPHRIMRALEICIGTGTPYSTFKNKPKKPRDFNSIKVGLNAERELIYNRINLRVDLMIKNGLIEEAKKLFEFKHLNALQTVGYRELFNYFEGNFTKDFAISEIKKNTRRFAKRQLTWFKRDTDTLWFDYLTDIHSIQKEIDSKL, from the coding sequence ATGAACAAATACAAAAACACTTTAATAACAATTGTTGGTCCTACCGCAATTGGTAAAACTGCTTTAAGTATTAAACTTGCCAAAGCATATAATGCGAGCATTATTTCTTGTGATTCTAGACAGTTTTATAAAGAAATGACTATTGGTACAGCCGTACCAGAACCAGAAGAATTAGCCGCAGCAAAACATTATTTTATTCAAGATAGAAGTATTTTTGACACTTATAATGTTGGTGAGTTCGAAAGAGATGCTTTACAAACTTTAGACAATTTATTTCAAGAAAACCCAATACAGATAATGGTTGGCGGTAGTGGTTTGTATGTAGATGCTGTTTTAAAAGGATTGGATTATTTTCCGGAAGTAGATGCTAATATTAGAAAAAAGCTAACACAACAATTAGAGTCTGAAGGAATCGAAGTTTTACAACAACAATTAAAAGAGTTAGATATTGCTACTTATAATACTATCGAAATTGAAAATCCGCATAGAATAATGAGAGCTTTAGAAATTTGTATTGGTACAGGAACGCCTTATTCTACTTTTAAAAATAAACCTAAAAAACCCAGGGATTTTAATAGCATTAAAGTAGGTTTAAATGCAGAAAGAGAATTAATTTATAATAGAATTAATTTACGAGTAGATTTGATGATAAAAAATGGCTTAATTGAAGAAGCCAAAAAACTTTTTGAGTTTAAACATTTAAACGCCTTACAAACTGTTGGTTACAGAGAACTTTTTAATTATTTTGAAGGCAACTTTACTAAAGATTTTGCAATATCAGAAATAAAGAAAAACACCAGAAGATTTGCAAAAAGACAACTAACTTGGTTTAAAAGAGATACTGATACCTTGTGGTTTGATTATTTAACAGACATTCATAGTATTCAAAAAGAAATTGATTCGAAACTTTAA
- a CDS encoding DUF3124 domain-containing protein produces MTKYYIFFTLILLITSCTQKKELSSINPENWTKRAINISTKDSLEYGKSYLSIYSQIYSLSEHKKHNLTAMVSLRNTSDKDSIYILSAKYYDTHGKTIRTYFDYPIYLAPMETTEIIIDEIDITGGTGSNFLFEWKLPKHSSEPLFEGIMTSTMGQQGLSFTTQAKRIE; encoded by the coding sequence ATGACTAAATACTACATTTTTTTTACGTTAATTTTATTGATAACTAGTTGTACTCAAAAAAAAGAACTGAGTTCTATAAATCCAGAAAACTGGACCAAGAGAGCAATTAACATTTCGACTAAAGATTCTCTAGAATATGGAAAATCTTACCTTTCTATTTATTCGCAAATCTACAGTTTGTCTGAGCACAAAAAGCATAACTTAACGGCAATGGTTAGTTTAAGAAATACAAGCGACAAAGATTCTATTTATATTTTAAGTGCTAAATATTACGACACGCACGGTAAAACAATAAGAACTTACTTTGATTATCCTATTTATTTGGCGCCAATGGAAACTACCGAAATTATTATTGATGAAATTGATATAACTGGTGGCACAGGTTCTAATTTTTTGTTTGAATGGAAATTACCTAAACATAGTTCTGAACCACTTTTTGAAGGTATTATGACTTCTACAATGGGCCAACAAGGATTATCGTTTACAACACAAGCCAAAAGAATTGAGTAA
- a CDS encoding cell surface protein — protein sequence MKYIQLILLFVTFSIATSCSNSTDKKITNTKDYNAYLEVTENNSLENIQLDSNFWSKKLEKTPNQFPYYAKLASANNAMFKLTGEIESLKSAEKNLTIANEKTFYNNADYLRGLARNYISQHRFNEALLLLKKAEKNGEKLQQTQFMLIDVNLELGNLKETEKYLSKVKNFKSFDYLIRLSKYNDHIGNLDKAIAYLEASLEIAKSSNNKTLIQWNYTNLADYYGHAGRIKDSYNAYLKALELNPKDSYAKKGIAWIVYSYERNPKEALRILETVTQENKSPDYHLLKAEILDFMENSVEKKQQIEKYITQVSDSNYGVMYHKYDVLLYADNKDLKSKALNIAAQEVRERPTTQSYDLLAWSYFKNGQIKRALEITEKFVLNKTYEPEALLHAAYILKANGKIQEAIMLKEELVESIYELGPLAEKDILNI from the coding sequence ATGAAATATATCCAACTAATTTTATTATTTGTAACTTTTTCAATCGCAACGAGTTGCAGTAATTCAACAGACAAAAAAATAACAAATACTAAAGATTATAATGCTTATTTAGAAGTAACAGAAAATAACTCTTTAGAAAACATACAATTAGATTCTAATTTTTGGTCCAAGAAGTTAGAAAAGACTCCGAATCAATTTCCTTATTATGCAAAATTAGCATCAGCAAACAATGCAATGTTTAAGTTAACAGGAGAAATTGAATCTTTAAAAAGTGCAGAAAAAAACTTAACCATAGCCAATGAAAAAACATTTTATAATAACGCAGATTATTTAAGAGGTTTGGCAAGAAACTACATTTCTCAGCACAGGTTTAATGAGGCGTTGCTTTTATTAAAAAAAGCAGAAAAAAACGGAGAAAAACTTCAACAGACTCAGTTTATGTTAATAGATGTTAACCTAGAATTAGGCAATCTTAAAGAAACTGAAAAATACTTATCTAAAGTTAAAAACTTTAAGAGTTTCGATTATTTAATAAGACTTTCTAAATACAACGATCATATTGGTAATTTAGATAAAGCAATAGCATATTTAGAAGCATCTTTAGAAATAGCAAAATCTTCAAATAACAAAACTTTAATTCAGTGGAATTATACAAACCTAGCAGATTATTATGGTCATGCAGGTAGAATAAAAGACTCTTATAATGCTTATTTAAAAGCTTTAGAACTAAACCCTAAAGATAGTTACGCTAAAAAAGGAATTGCATGGATTGTGTATTCTTACGAGCGAAATCCTAAGGAAGCTTTAAGAATTTTAGAAACAGTAACTCAAGAAAACAAATCCCCAGATTACCACTTATTAAAAGCAGAAATTTTAGATTTTATGGAAAACTCAGTAGAAAAAAAACAACAAATCGAAAAGTACATTACTCAAGTATCTGACTCTAATTACGGAGTTATGTATCATAAATACGACGTTTTATTGTATGCAGATAATAAAGATTTAAAATCGAAAGCTTTAAATATAGCTGCTCAAGAAGTAAGAGAAAGACCAACAACACAATCTTATGATTTATTAGCGTGGTCTTATTTTAAAAACGGACAAATAAAAAGGGCTTTAGAAATTACAGAAAAATTTGTTTTAAATAAAACTTACGAACCAGAAGCGTTATTACATGCCGCATATATTTTAAAAGCAAATGGTAAAATACAAGAAGCCATTATGTTAAAAGAAGAATTGGTAGAAAGTATCTACGAATTGGGGCCTTTAGCTGAAAAAGATATTTTAAATATATAA
- a CDS encoding DUF4331 family protein: protein MKFNFIKYTAALLMSSIVFISCNNNDDDVVGVVATDFSGTFMQKDQMGRPAVNTVFVSSDNKDEFNNTIPSEQNAKFQSMFEANLKGLSPAYANEGDTNALGLDAAAFTGLLATDVLNVSLDGTTTFYDGENVLTGRALADDVITVELLLIFGGEDFMENPTLSNDNVDANDKDFLTSFPYLASPW, encoded by the coding sequence ATGAAATTTAATTTTATAAAATATACAGCAGCTTTATTAATGTCTTCTATAGTATTTATTAGTTGTAATAATAACGACGATGATGTGGTTGGAGTTGTAGCAACAGATTTTTCTGGAACTTTTATGCAAAAAGACCAAATGGGAAGACCAGCAGTAAATACTGTTTTTGTTTCTTCGGATAATAAAGATGAATTTAATAATACAATTCCATCAGAACAAAACGCAAAGTTTCAATCTATGTTTGAAGCTAATTTAAAAGGATTAAGTCCTGCGTATGCAAATGAAGGAGATACAAATGCTTTAGGTTTAGATGCTGCAGCTTTTACTGGTTTATTAGCAACAGATGTTTTAAATGTTTCTTTAGATGGTACAACTACTTTTTACGACGGAGAAAACGTTTTAACAGGAAGAGCTTTAGCAGATGATGTAATTACTGTTGAATTATTATTGATTTTTGGTGGAGAAGATTTTATGGAAAATCCAACTTTATCAAATGATAATGTAGATGCAAATGACAAAGACTTTTTAACAAGTTTTCCATATTTAGCTTCTCCTTGGTAG
- a CDS encoding TonB-dependent receptor, with amino-acid sequence MRNLLFVFIFLATCLQTKAQELKGKIIDTYNNPVENAYVFNVSSNAHTHSDLNGNFKVLNTNIGDTIQIGILGFQKQEVVLTAENFNDFKVVLKTKVFQLEELVLRKEINALQTISKIDLEVNPVNNSQEILRKVPGLIIGQHAGGGKAEQIFLRGFDIDHGTDVTLSVDGMPINMVSHAHGQGYSDLHFVIPETIQKIDFGKGPYYAKQGDFNTAGYVNFSTKKSIQNSMISMEVGQFNSQRFLGMFDLLEGNKKDDAYVAVEYIATDGPFESPQNFNRLNLFGKYNTFLNGKDRVSVTASHFTSTWDASGQIPEREVNNGNITRYGAIDDTEGGTTSRTNFNVELNKTLSEESILKSNVFYSKYNFELFSNFTFFLEDPVNGDQIRQFENRDIFGANAQIISNKLFGDVEAKFTKGAGLRYDIINDIELSHTKNRQKIIDRIQLGDVRQTNMYAFFNSEFEIGKFKISPAVRLDYFKFIYNDALQTNYNTLTKNKAIVTPKLNFLYSQNDNLQWFLKSGIGFHSNDTRVVLQQNADKVLPKAYGLDFGNIWKPTKNMVVNTAVWYLLSEEEFVYVGDAGIVEPSGESERYGLDLGVRYQFTDWLYFNTDVTFTKARSLENIPGEDYIPLAPDFTAVGGLSVNNLGNFSGGFQYRYIDDRPATEDNSIVAEGYFVADFNVNYKMKDVTLGLAIENIFDVAWNETQFATESRLQNEQNPVEEIHFTPGTPFFAKASITYTF; translated from the coding sequence ATGAGAAATTTACTATTCGTATTTATTTTTCTTGCAACTTGTTTACAAACAAAAGCACAAGAATTAAAGGGTAAAATTATAGATACTTATAATAATCCTGTAGAAAATGCATATGTGTTCAATGTTAGCTCTAATGCGCATACACATTCAGATTTAAACGGAAATTTTAAAGTATTAAATACAAATATTGGTGATACAATTCAAATAGGTATTTTAGGATTTCAAAAACAAGAAGTTGTTTTGACAGCAGAAAATTTTAATGATTTTAAAGTTGTTTTAAAAACTAAGGTATTTCAATTAGAAGAGTTGGTTTTAAGAAAAGAAATTAATGCTTTACAAACGATATCTAAAATAGATTTAGAAGTTAATCCTGTTAACAATTCACAAGAAATTTTAAGAAAAGTACCAGGTTTAATTATAGGGCAACATGCCGGTGGCGGAAAAGCAGAACAAATATTTTTACGTGGTTTTGATATTGACCATGGTACAGATGTTACACTTTCTGTAGATGGTATGCCAATAAACATGGTTTCGCACGCACATGGTCAAGGTTATAGTGATTTACACTTTGTAATACCAGAAACAATTCAAAAAATTGATTTTGGTAAAGGACCTTATTATGCAAAACAAGGTGACTTTAATACGGCTGGTTATGTTAACTTTTCTACAAAAAAAAGCATACAAAACAGCATGATTTCTATGGAAGTAGGGCAGTTTAACTCACAACGTTTTTTAGGTATGTTCGACCTTTTAGAAGGTAATAAGAAAGATGATGCTTATGTTGCAGTAGAATATATTGCTACAGATGGTCCGTTCGAATCTCCTCAGAATTTTAACAGATTAAATTTATTTGGTAAATACAATACCTTTTTAAACGGTAAAGACAGAGTTAGTGTAACAGCTTCTCACTTTACAAGTACTTGGGATGCATCAGGGCAAATACCAGAAAGAGAAGTAAATAATGGTAATATTACTCGTTATGGTGCAATAGACGATACAGAAGGAGGTACAACATCTAGAACAAATTTTAATGTTGAGTTAAATAAAACCTTGTCAGAAGAAAGTATTTTAAAATCGAATGTGTTTTATTCTAAATACAATTTCGAACTATTTTCTAATTTTACGTTCTTTTTAGAAGATCCTGTAAACGGAGATCAAATTAGACAATTTGAAAACAGAGATATTTTTGGTGCAAATGCACAAATAATTTCAAATAAATTATTTGGTGACGTTGAAGCTAAATTTACAAAAGGTGCAGGTTTACGATATGATATTATTAATGATATAGAATTGTCTCACACAAAAAATAGACAAAAAATTATCGATAGAATTCAATTAGGAGATGTAAGACAAACAAATATGTATGCATTTTTTAATTCAGAATTTGAAATAGGAAAATTTAAAATATCACCAGCAGTTCGATTAGATTATTTTAAATTTATTTACAACGATGCTTTGCAAACGAACTACAATACGTTAACAAAAAACAAAGCTATTGTAACACCAAAATTAAATTTCTTGTACTCTCAAAACGATAACTTACAATGGTTTTTAAAATCTGGAATTGGATTTCATAGTAATGATACAAGAGTTGTTTTACAGCAAAATGCAGATAAAGTTTTACCAAAAGCATATGGTTTAGATTTTGGTAATATCTGGAAACCAACAAAAAATATGGTTGTTAATACGGCTGTTTGGTATTTATTATCTGAAGAAGAGTTTGTTTATGTAGGTGATGCTGGTATTGTAGAACCTTCTGGAGAATCTGAGCGTTATGGTTTAGATTTAGGCGTAAGATATCAATTTACAGATTGGTTATATTTTAATACAGATGTAACATTTACAAAAGCTAGAAGTTTAGAAAACATACCAGGAGAAGATTACATTCCTTTAGCACCAGATTTTACCGCAGTAGGTGGATTATCTGTTAATAATTTAGGTAATTTTTCTGGAGGATTTCAATATAGATATATAGATGATAGACCAGCAACAGAAGATAATTCTATTGTTGCAGAAGGTTATTTTGTTGCAGATTTTAATGTAAATTATAAAATGAAAGATGTAACATTAGGTTTGGCAATCGAAAATATTTTTGATGTAGCTTGGAACGAAACTCAGTTTGCTACAGAATCTAGATTACAAAACGAACAAAACCCTGTAGAAGAAATTCATTTTACACCAGGTACACCATTTTTTGCAAAAGCAAGTATTACTTATACTTTCTAA
- the cysS gene encoding cysteine--tRNA ligase, whose amino-acid sequence MELYKENQLKVYNSLTKKKEDFKSITEGYVGMYVCGPTVYSNAHLGNVRTFMFFDVVYRYLLHLGYKVRYVRNITDAGHLENDADEGEDKIAVKARLEQIEPMEVVQRYTVDFHDVLKNYNFLPPSIEPTATGHIVEQIEMIKEIIEKGFAYEVNGSVYFDVHEYNKKENYGILSGRKVEDLLNNTRTLEGQSDKKNPQDFALWKKADEKHIMRWPSPWSDGFPGWHLECSVMSTKYLGENFDIHGGGMDLKFPHHECEIAQSQTCSGVTPVNYWMHTNMLLLNSQRMSKSTGNFILPNEILSGENDILPKAFSASVVRFFNMQANYRSILDFSGEALEASEKGHAKLMETVTFLDKIEAKKTSTFNVDSWKKDCYAAMNDDFNTPILISHLFEAVKVINQIKENKASLTADDLATFTATINAFVFDVLGLMNENSQDSSEKINGVVELLIKLRKEARENKDWALSDQIRDELIALGIQLKDGKDGTTFSLN is encoded by the coding sequence ATGGAACTCTACAAAGAAAATCAATTGAAAGTATACAATTCTCTTACTAAAAAGAAAGAGGATTTTAAATCGATAACAGAAGGATACGTAGGCATGTATGTCTGCGGACCAACCGTATATAGCAACGCCCATTTAGGTAACGTAAGAACCTTTATGTTTTTTGATGTGGTGTATAGATATTTATTACACTTAGGTTATAAAGTACGTTATGTACGTAACATAACAGATGCTGGTCATTTAGAAAATGATGCAGATGAAGGTGAAGATAAAATTGCTGTAAAAGCACGTTTAGAACAAATAGAACCTATGGAAGTTGTACAGCGTTATACTGTAGATTTTCATGATGTTTTAAAAAATTACAACTTTTTACCACCAAGTATAGAGCCAACTGCAACAGGGCATATTGTAGAGCAAATAGAAATGATTAAAGAAATCATAGAAAAAGGATTTGCGTATGAGGTAAATGGTTCTGTGTATTTTGATGTACACGAATACAATAAAAAAGAAAATTACGGAATTTTATCTGGTAGAAAAGTAGAAGATCTATTAAATAATACAAGAACTTTAGAAGGACAATCAGACAAGAAAAATCCGCAAGATTTTGCACTTTGGAAAAAAGCTGATGAAAAACATATTATGCGTTGGCCTTCTCCTTGGTCAGATGGTTTTCCTGGTTGGCATTTAGAGTGTTCTGTGATGAGTACAAAGTATTTAGGAGAAAATTTTGACATTCACGGTGGCGGAATGGATTTAAAATTCCCACATCACGAATGTGAAATTGCACAATCTCAAACATGTAGTGGTGTAACTCCTGTTAATTATTGGATGCACACAAATATGCTTTTATTAAATAGCCAAAGAATGTCTAAATCTACGGGTAATTTTATTCTTCCGAATGAAATTTTATCAGGAGAGAACGATATTTTACCAAAAGCATTTTCTGCAAGTGTTGTTCGTTTTTTTAACATGCAAGCAAATTACAGAAGTATTTTAGATTTTTCTGGTGAAGCTTTAGAAGCTTCGGAAAAAGGACACGCTAAATTAATGGAGACCGTTACTTTTTTAGATAAAATAGAAGCTAAAAAAACATCTACTTTTAATGTTGATTCTTGGAAAAAAGATTGCTACGCAGCCATGAATGATGACTTTAATACACCAATTTTAATTTCACATTTATTTGAAGCTGTAAAAGTGATCAATCAAATTAAAGAAAATAAAGCAAGTTTAACTGCGGATGATTTAGCAACATTTACAGCAACTATAAATGCATTTGTTTTTGATGTTTTAGGATTGATGAATGAAAATTCGCAAGACAGTTCAGAAAAAATAAATGGTGTTGTAGAGTTGCTTATAAAATTAAGAAAAGAAGCAAGAGAAAATAAAGATTGGGCATTATCAGACCAAATTAGAGATGAATTAATTGCATTAGGAATTCAATTAAAAGACGGTAAAGATGGTACAACTTTTAGTTTAAACTAA
- a CDS encoding ion transporter has translation MNKNEKKSSWKEKLHEIIYEADTKQGKLFDVALLIAIIASILLVMLESVESFDNEYHDFLNIGEWIITIFFTIEYIIRIISIRKPFKYIFSFYGVIDLLSTIPKYLSFILIGSQSLVALRALRLLRVFRILKLARYIGASNKLLLALKSSRAKIAVFLFFVLIVCVILGTVMYMIEGAENGFTNIPKSIYWAIVTLTTVGFGDIAPQTPLGQLIASVIMILGYSIIAIPTGIVSSEMTKADEDIDTNTQSCPTCLKEKHKKNATFCYNCGSILN, from the coding sequence TTGAATAAAAACGAAAAAAAATCTTCTTGGAAAGAAAAACTTCATGAAATTATTTATGAAGCAGACACCAAACAAGGAAAGCTTTTTGACGTTGCATTACTTATTGCCATAATTGCCAGTATTTTATTGGTAATGCTAGAAAGTGTAGAGAGTTTTGATAATGAATATCATGATTTTTTAAACATTGGCGAATGGATTATTACAATTTTCTTTACAATTGAATATATAATTAGAATTATATCGATAAGAAAACCATTTAAATACATCTTTAGCTTTTATGGTGTTATTGATTTACTTTCTACCATTCCTAAATATTTATCATTTATATTGATAGGCTCGCAAAGTTTAGTGGCTTTAAGAGCTTTAAGATTGTTAAGAGTTTTTAGAATTTTAAAATTAGCAAGATATATTGGCGCTTCAAACAAATTATTATTAGCATTAAAATCTAGTAGAGCAAAAATTGCTGTGTTTTTATTTTTCGTTTTAATAGTTTGTGTAATTTTAGGTACAGTTATGTATATGATAGAAGGTGCCGAAAATGGTTTTACAAATATTCCTAAAAGTATTTATTGGGCAATTGTAACATTAACTACAGTTGGTTTTGGTGATATTGCACCACAAACACCATTAGGCCAATTAATTGCAAGTGTAATTATGATCTTAGGGTATTCTATTATTGCAATTCCAACCGGAATTGTTAGTTCTGAAATGACAAAAGCAGATGAAGATATAGACACAAATACACAATCTTGCCCAACGTGTTTAAAAGAAAAACATAAAAAAAACGCAACATTCTGTTACAATTGCGGTAGCATTTTAAATTAA